The nucleotide sequence TTTAGCAGTTTGTGCTAGAGTCCCTTTTTAGTATTTACATATTAAAACTATATTTAGAGCCTCTTATTTTAATAAATGCCTTTAATTACAAAAAACGAGCCGCGAACTGTTCCAGCTAATTTAGATTTTTGTCTAGCAAATTTGAAGTTGCCTTCTAACTCTTTTGGTATTTCCATGCCCTCAGATAGTTTAAAACCAACAGCTCGTTTTTTAGGATTATCAACTGTATACATAACGTTCACCACGAGACCATTTTCGTAAAAGATGTAGGCAAATTTGATATTTTCTATTTGAAAATGCGACGTCTCTAGGGGTTTAGCTGAAAATTCAATATTACGTTCTTTTTTTAAAATTTGATTTACATAATTAATAGTATCATTGCTTTCGGTGACAGGTACAACTGTAAACTTATGTTTGTATTTATTCATAAAATAACGGGCTTCATTAGCACGTAAACCAGCAAGTGAATTTACCACAGGTGAGGAATCTAAACCCACGGTAGAAATATTTTTAAAATCAACTATATATGACATTTTCAGCCTCCTTTTATAATTTTATTTATTGATAAATCAATAGTAGTGTTCTCATATTAATAAATAGTAACCTAAATAAGCAATAAGTATAATTTATAATAATTCCCAATATTTTAAGTGGATTAATTAAAAGAGCAGTATTTTTATTGGGATTAATAGCAATAAATAACAGCAAAAAATGTCTAAAATAGTTGTATAGAGTCATATGCTGAAATGAATATTCTAAAGTATTTCAAAAAAATGTAATAAAAACAACAAAAAAAAGAACAAAAATTAAAAAAATGTTGAATATTATATTAAAACATGTTATTATAAATATGTAAGGTATAGTAAGGGATATATGAAATTTATGGTCAAAATTAGGGTGTTTTTATAGAGAGATGGTATTGAGATATATGGGGAAAAGTATTTATATAGAATTTAAGTTTTATCACTACTATACCTTTCCTGTATGTAAAAACGTTGAATAACATGTAAAATTTCTTTAAGATTGAAAAAGTATCTTAATTTTTTTTTCTCTAAAGTAGTTGAAATTGTTCATAACTAATAGTATAATATGATTGCTGTGTTAGACTAATAACACACAAATTAATTATAAATAATATGGAGAGATGTCCGAGTGGTTTAAGGAGCACGCCTGGAACGCGTGTGTAGGGGAAACTCTACCGAGGGTTCGAATCCCTCTTTCTCCGCCATTTAATCTTTGCTGTGCTAGACGGGGAGTTAGCGGTGCCTTGTACCTGCAATCCGCTGTAGCAGGGTTGAATTCCTTGTTTGAGGCTATAATTTGTGGGGTTTGCCTCATCTTGGTCAATGTTGAGAATTGGGTCCCACGCAACGGAAATTCATGAACTCCGTCAGGTCCGGAAGGAAGCAGCGGTAAGTGAAATCTTCCGTGTGCCGTGGATAAATCTGATTTGAGTTGACCAGGTGAGTAACACTCATAGATTATTGTCGATTCAAGGTGCACAGCTTTAAAAATTATAAAGAATTTACAAAGATGCTTTGCTAGGCATCTTTTTTTGTAGTAAGATATAGTTATGTAAAACTAAGTCTAATGGGGATTTTAAAATCTATATAAAGAAGGTGTTTTTTTGGCATATACTGCATTGTACAGGGAATGGAGACCTAAGACATTTGGTGAGGTTGTTGGTCAGGAACATGTCACAACGACCCTTAAGAATCAAGTAAAAAACAATAGAATAGCACATGCATATCTCATGTGTGGTACAAGAGGAACGGGAAAGACTACCACAGCTAAGATTCTGTCAAAGGCAGTAAATTGTCTCAATCCTCAAGATGGTGAACCATGTAATGAGTGTGAGATGTGCAAAAAAATAAATGCTGGAATTGCAATAGATGTTACAGAACTCGATGCGGCTTCAAATAACAGTGTAGATGATATAAGGAATATTATTGATGACGTGCAATATCCTCCACATGAGTCGAAATTTAAAGTCTACATAATAGATGAGGTACACATGCTTTCTCAAGGAGCTGTTAATGCTTTTCTTAAAACCCTTGAAGAGCCCCCTCAAAATGTGGTTTTTATACTGGCAACCACAGATCCGCAAAAGCTTCCAGTAACTATACTTTCTAGATGTCAAAGATTTGATTTTAAAAGAATAAAAAGAGAAAGTATGATAGGAAGGTTACGGGAAATTGTAAATGAAAAAGGTGTTTTTGCAGATGATAGAAGTCTAGGTGTCATAGCAAGAATGTCAGATGGTGCTTTAAGAGATGCTGTTAGTATATTAGACCAAGCTATAGCAGAAGGAAATGGTAAAGTAGATTATGAAAAGGTTCTTCAAATGCTTGGCATTGTAACTAATGAGTATATATTTGACCTAATGGACCATGTTATTAATAAGGATATAGAAGGTTCTATAAAAATAGTAGATAAAATTATTCTTCAGGGAAAAGAAATTACAGTATTCATGAAAGATTTCATAGCACATGTTAGAAATCTTATGGTAGTGAAGGTAAGTAAAAAGCCAGAAGAAGTTATAGATATGTCTGAAGAAAACTTAAAAACCCTTAAAGAGCAGTCTTCTAAGATCAGAATAGAAGAAACTATGAGGGATATAAATATACTTCAGGAGGCCGAAGAAAAAGCTAGGAAAAGCATGAATTCAAGAATTTACATGGAAATGGCTATAATTAAAATGTGCAAAATAGAATACGATACTTCAAGTGAAATATTACTGGCAAGGATAAATAAGCTAGAAACAATTATTAGAGAAGGAAAGATATCGGTTCAAAAGGTAGAAGCGAAACAAAAGCCTTCAAGTAGTCAGAAGGTTCCAAGGCTTACTGTAAATAAAGCAGAGGAACATGACGAGGCGAAACCTGAAGAGGAATTTTCAAGTGATTTAAATATAAGTCTTGATGATGTTAGAAAGATATGGCGAGATGTAATAGAAATGTTTAAATCAAGAAGAAATATGGTCATGGGAGTTCATTTAAGTAATGGAGTTCCGTTCTCCTGTAAAGACGGAGTTATTGAGGTAAGATTCACAAAAGAGTATAATTTCAGTAAGCAGCACCTTGAAAAACCACAAAATAATAAAAAAGTCGAAGAGGTTCTACAAGA is from Clostridium acetobutylicum ATCC 824 and encodes:
- the dnaX gene encoding DNA polymerase III subunit gamma/tau → MAYTALYREWRPKTFGEVVGQEHVTTTLKNQVKNNRIAHAYLMCGTRGTGKTTTAKILSKAVNCLNPQDGEPCNECEMCKKINAGIAIDVTELDAASNNSVDDIRNIIDDVQYPPHESKFKVYIIDEVHMLSQGAVNAFLKTLEEPPQNVVFILATTDPQKLPVTILSRCQRFDFKRIKRESMIGRLREIVNEKGVFADDRSLGVIARMSDGALRDAVSILDQAIAEGNGKVDYEKVLQMLGIVTNEYIFDLMDHVINKDIEGSIKIVDKIILQGKEITVFMKDFIAHVRNLMVVKVSKKPEEVIDMSEENLKTLKEQSSKIRIEETMRDINILQEAEEKARKSMNSRIYMEMAIIKMCKIEYDTSSEILLARINKLETIIREGKISVQKVEAKQKPSSSQKVPRLTVNKAEEHDEAKPEEEFSSDLNISLDDVRKIWRDVIEMFKSRRNMVMGVHLSNGVPFSCKDGVIEVRFTKEYNFSKQHLEKPQNNKKVEEVLQDMLHGRVRVIYSLEKGDGTTNQGSTEDILKKTFGEEELHIIDE